Within the Catalinimonas niigatensis genome, the region AATACAATGCCGAATCAATAGTAAGAAAATATGAGTCTGTTCTTACTGCGGAGTATCTTTATTTTCCTAGAGGGAATAAAAGTGCTGCTTTAAATTATGCTTTGAACAATATTGATGACCCCACCACACTTATCTTTTTTACGGATGATGATGGATATATTGAGAAAAACACGCTCCTAGGCTATGAGTCCGCCAGCAGGGAAATCAGTAGCAGGCATTTTTTTGGTGGATCTATGAAAGTAGAGTATGAAAAAACTCCTCCAGCATGGTTGAAAGATTCTCTTCCTCCTTCTGCAAAAGGATGGGAACCTAATGGTAATGATGATTATCTGAGTACACCTCGCTTTTTAGGAATCAATTGGGCTGCCTTTGCAGGTGATGTCAAGCGTTTAGGTGGGTTTAATGAAAACCTGGGACCGGGCACCAAACCTAAACGAACAGGACAGGAATGGGATATGCAAAACAAAATGCTAAAGGCTGGTTTTAATGCTGTTTATGTAGAAAATGCAGTGGCTTGGCATTATGTTCCCAAAGAAAAATGTTCACTTGGATGGTTAATCAAAAGGAGATTTCAAAATGGATTTGGTGCAGGTATATCCTTTGTAGAGAGCAAAGGGAGAAAGGAATTTCCGTTAGAAATCGTTAAACCCTTTATAAAATCATGCATCCTCCTTCCTGTAAATCTTTTTTCTCTATCACGGGCAAGAATGGTAGTAAGTTTAAGTCATTTTTCTCTTGGTTTAGGAGGCATTAAAGGATACTTTACTGCTTATTTTTCAAATAAATTTTGATCTATAGTAAAATTTACAAGAGACCTGTAATCCCGGAGAAGAGCCTTTAGAAATTAATGCACCAATGATTGAATTCTTCTTTACCTTCCCCTCTTGTAGCGAACAAAAACCTGTTGATCAACTTTGAATCCTGTAAATACCATAAGATTAACAAATAATATGAGTAGTATTGATTTTCTACTGGATTTAGAAAAAGATGAAATACTAACACGGAGAGTTTTAATGTTTCCTTTTAAGAGGCACATGTATGATTATGGAAGGCCAGCATATATCTAATTCAAAAGTATCGATTATTATTCCAGTGTATAACCGAGTAGACTTGATAGAAGAATGTATTCAATCCATCAAGAAACAAACATATGCGAATTTTGAGGTCATTGTCGTTGACGACGGTTCTACGGATGGTTCGTATGAGTATATTCAAAAAGTATCCCAGCAGGATAATAGGATAAAGGCCCTTCGCAGGGATAGACTTCCAAAAGGAGCTCCTACTTGTCGTAACATGGGAATTTCAAAAGCAGAAGGCGAATACATTATATTTTTAGACTCAGATGATCTTTTAGCTCCATTTTGCCTTGAGCAACGCCTGTCTTACTTTCAGCAGCATAGTGAATACGATTTTCTGGTCTTCTCTATGCTGTTATTTAAGGAAAAAGCAGGAGACATGAACTTGCTGTGGAATATAGATCGTAAAGAAGACGACTTGTTAAGATTTCTGAGAAGTGATAGTGTTTGGTCAATCACAGGACCTATTCATAAGAAGAAATCCATAGAAGCCATTGGAGGATTTGATGAGTCTCTTCCTTTCTGGCAAGACCTTGATCTGCATGTCAGGATGTTAATCCGAGGAGCAAACTATAAGAAAATGATGCATTTACCTCCTGACTGTTTTAACCGCAGACATAATTTTGACTCAATAAGTCATAAGGGAAGTTCTCAGTTGAATAAGCTTAAAACGAAAGAAAAAATATTTAAAAAAATAGTCAATGAACTAAGAACCCACAAGGTGATGAAAAAAGAATATGATCACCAAGTAGTAGCTATGTTTTTTGGGTTTTCTTACGAGTGGATAAAAAGTCACAGACATATTTGCAATGCCTTAGAACTTTGGAATGATGTGTTTAAAGAAAAATTAGTAGGGAGTAGAAACTTTACCTTAGGGTACATATGCTTGGTGCTTAAAGACATCGCATTAAGCACAAATAGTAAGTTTCTGCATTTGTTACATCAGGCTATTAAATTAATGCTCCCCCGGCTTTACTGGAAAAAAGAAACTTTTTTGTCTAAAGTGAGATATAAAGCAGAAATCAAGACTAATCCATGAAGGATTCCTCTAAAGTATCCGTTATAATTCCAAATTATAATCACGCTCAGTACCTGCCCCAGCGTATAGAGTCCGTTTTACAGCAAACTTATCAGAACATTGAGGTTATCATTCTTGATGATTTTTCAACTGACAATAGTAAGGACATCATCAACGAATATGCTAAAAAAGATACGCGTATCAGGACCCATTTCAATGAGGTAAATAGTGGCACCACTTTTAAACAGTGGAATAGGGGAATTCAAATGGCCAAAGGTAGTTACATCTGGATAGCAGAAAGTGATGATTTTGCTGACGTCAAATTTGTTGAAACAGTGATACAACCTTTAGAAAGAGATTCGCGAATTGGCCTCTCTTATTGTATGTCTTATATTGTTAATAAAAAGGGTGAGGTAGTAGGAGATATGTTACCGCGTGAATTCATCAAGTTAGATTATACCAGATGGCAACAGAATTATATCAATAATGGACAACACGAATGTGAGAACTATATGATTCACAAGAATGTGATTCCCAATGCCAGTGCTTTGCTATTCAGAAAAGATAAATTTTTAATGGCGGGAGGTGCACCGGAGTATCTTAGGTTATCAGGCGATTGGCTTACTTATATCAAAATGCTTAAATATTCAGATATAGCTTTTAACAGCAGTTGTTTAAACTATTATCGCGTACACGATAAGACAGTAAGAGCCAGTCGTTCCAATAAGCATCTGAATGTGGTTTGGGAGAAATGTAACGTACTTTCCTATCTAGCGGATAATTTTAATATCCGATCAGAAGATTTACGGTATGAAGCTTTTAGTTTATTTAAAGGTTTTTTCTCACACAAAGAGAATCTAAGAGCTAGTTATCAGGAGAAAGAGAAATTCAAATTCCTGATGCATTTTATCAGAACATATACAAACCCATCTCTTTTGGTAAAGGACATTATGCTGTTTGGTGTGAGTAAAATTACTCGTAAATTTTAAAACTAACTTTTTTATGTGCGGTATTGCTGGCTTTTATGATGTCTCTAAACAAACCAATAGTACAACCTTACAACAAATTACTGAATGCTTACATCACAGAGGGCCTGACGATACAGGTTATTTTTTTGATCATAAAAATGACCACCACATAGGACTTGGGCATAAGAGATTATCCATTATTGATATTTCTCATTCTGGTCATCAGCCTATGCATTTTAAGCAGCTAACCATTGTCTTCAATGGGGAAGTGTATAATTATCTTTCAATTAAAGAGGAATTGGTCAAAGAGGGTTATACATTTCACTCTGGCAGTGATACTGAAGTGGTCTTGAAGGCCTTTCATAGATGGGGCGAAGATGCCATAGCTAAATTTAATGGCATGTTCGCAATTGGGCTCTATGATGCTGACACCGGCGAACTTTTATTGATACGGGACAGGATGGGAGTAAAGCCTTTGTATTACTTTTATGATGGGACAAATATTGTCTTCTCATCTGAATTAAAGTCTATTATTAAGTACCCTGGATTTAATAAAGAACTCGATCTGAATTCCCTTTATACCTTTCTATATCATGGTTATATCACTTCCCCACGATCAATTTTTAAAAATGTATATAAAGTAAAGCCAGGAGCTTACATAAAATTTAAAAGGGGAAAACTTCAACATTTTAATTACTGGGACCTTAAGAGGAAATTCACTGAATGCAGTAAAGCTAGTATTACCGATGAGGGGTACGCTTTAGAACGTCTCAACGAGCTTATAATAGCGTCTATAAAGTATCGTATGATCTCTGATGTACCTTTGGGTTCTTTTTTAAGTGGTGGCTATGATTCCTCTTTGGTTACCGCCGTCATGCAACATGTATCTGATCAGCCAGTGAAAACCTTCACCATTGGATTTCATGAAAAAGAATATAATGAAGCAGGACATGCTAAAAAAGTAGCAGAGTATCTAAAAACAGATCATCATGAGGAATTTTTATCAATAAATGAGGCTAAACAATTGATTTTTGAATTGCCAAAGCATTTTGATGAGCCTTTCGCTGACAAATCCGCATTACCTACCCTAATGGTAAGCCGGTTTGCCAGACAAAGTGTAACAGTAGCGCTATCAGGTGATGGAGGAGATGAACTGTTTTGTGGGTATGAAAGGTATGAACGAATTACGAAATATGAAAAAGCACGTCGCTTAGGGTTAATTTCAGATAGGTTATTCTCTAATGAAATTATCAAGAAAAAGCTATCTCAGGCAGGCAACGTATTCAATAAGTTGCCTTATTTAGCTAAGCTAAACTCTATTATAAATATAGATTATTTGCTTTCAAAATATTACATAGATGGCTTGATTCTCCATAAGAATTTCTCCATCGAAGATCAGTATCTTCAGGTTTCGGAGGAAATTACAAATAATTTGCAAGAAGGATCTATGTTGCTTGACATGCTTACCTATCTCCCTGACGATATTATGGCCAAAGTAGACAGAGCGTCAATGGCAGCAAGTTTAGAAAGCAGGGAACCATTGTTAGATTATCAGCTCGTAGAATTCAGTTTCAGTTTATCGCACGAGTTAAAATACAAGGACAAAGAAAAAAAATATTTGCTCAAAAAACTCACACACAAATACATACCTCATAAACTTCTTGATAGGCCAAAGATGGGATTTGGAATTCCGATATATGATTGGCTTAGAGGCGAAATGTCTTATTTACTAGATAAATATCTTGCTCCTGATCGCTTAAAAGAGCAGGGTATTTTTGATGATATGCAAATACAGGATGTAGTAAATAAATTTAAAATGGAGCAAAGAGGAGGGAAATATTCAAAACTCACTTGGCATTTGCTTATGTTTCAAATATGGTATGAGTATTATTGTGAATAGTTTGTATTTTAATAGTCAATTATTGAGTTAGCAAATATAAAATTTCTCTTAATGTTAACTTTTACCCGAGCTTTAGTCCTACTGTATTTAACATTTACTTATTCACTTGCACAAATCCCCTCTTTTCCTGGCGCTGAAGGTTTTGGTTCTACCACTATTGGAGGGAGAGGTGGTAAAGTTATTAAAGTAACTAATTTGAATGATAACGGCCCGGGTAGCCTGCGTGCTGCATTGAAAGAGAAAGGGCCAAGAATTATTATTTTTACTACAGGTGGTATTATTGATTTAGAGAACAAATTGATAGTACAAGAGCCGTTTGTAACTATAGCAGGACAAACAGCTCCGGGAAGTGGAATCTGCATTCGCGGAGAAGGAATAGAAATTGATACCCACGATGTAATAATAAGATATCTGAGAGTTCGCCCTGGAGACATTGACTTTGGACCTACCAATGTTTGGAACCATGTGGATGCTATTTCTATCGGTGGCCCCAGTCAAAATACATATAACGTTGTTATCGATCATTGTTCTTTTAGTTGGTCAGTAGATGAAAACATGGATTTCTGGTATAATACACATGACGTCACTGTTCAGAACTCCATTATTTCAGAAGCATTGAACCGTAGTAAGCATCCTAAAGGGGAGCATGGGATGGGTATTTTGGTTGGAGGAGGTGCTACAAAGATCTCCATGCATCACAACCTCATTGCTCATAATCCGCAACGTAGTCCGAGACTTAACAGTGATAAGCTGGAATTTGATTTTATCAATAATATCATTTATAACCCTGGTGGAAGTTCTACTGACATTGGAGATACATATCATAAACTCAACTACCAGCATATTAACTACATAGGAAATTACATAATAATGGGAAAAAATACGCAACGGGCTAGTGAAATTATAGCTCGCCGCTTCAAAGACCAAATTCCTCCTCTAAGCATATACATTGAAAACAATATAGGATTTAGGAATTATCCTGATAACTGGACAATGTTAAAAGATTTATATGGTCAACCTATTGAAGAATCTGTAAGGGCAACCGAACCTTTTCCTTTTCCACCGGTGGAAATCTTGAGCCCCCAGACTGCTTATGAAATAGTATTGTCTCATGCTGGAGTTACCAGACCATTTCGTGATCCTGTTGATCGGAAAATCATTAACGATGTCAGAAATAACCTCGGTGAAACTGTTAATGTTAAAGACCATGTGCTACAGTGGCCCCCTTTAGATGTAGGATATCCTCCTCTAGATTCAGATGATGATGGTATGCCTGATGCGTGGGAAGAGTCTTATCAACTAAATCCAAACAGTAAGGATGATGCACAAGATTATGACAATGATGGCTATACAAACATCGAGGAATATCTTAACAATACTAATCCCCTCGTTAAGCAATCAGGTATTACCCCCTTAAGTTTTTTTAATATTAGCCCCTTACATGATGACTCTCTACCCTTTATCCCTTTTGAGTTAGAACAAAATTATCCTAATCCTTTTCAGAAAGATACTAAAATAAACTTTTCTATTTCAGAGGCTTCTTTTGTAAGCTTAAGTGTTGTCAATAGTCAAGGGATGAAAATTGCTACACTTTTAGATAGATTTTTATACGAAGGCAATTATGAGGTCGTTTGGGATGGTATGGGTTTTGATCCAAACATTTACTTTTTGATATTAACTAGTGACGGTAGATCTAGGCTTATTAAATCCATATTGATTAACAATTAATTTTTTGCACTGTCATGCCTATCCATGTATTGATCATTTCTCCTGCGCTAGCAAAGGGCGGCATGGAAAGGCAGCTGAGTATTTTTCTAAAAAATTATGATAGAAACCGAATAAAAGTTACCCTCGCGCTTTTAGAAAATAACATTAAATATGATTTACCCGATGATATTGAGGTAATTCAGCTTAACAGAAGATTTTCTGGTGATCCACTTTTCTATATCCATTTAATCAGACATTTGCTTAAGAGAGATTATGATTTGATCAATAGTAAAATTAGTGGTGTAAATGAACTGATATTTTTATTCTGTGGTCTTCTGGGTAAGGAGCATGTCATTGCCGAAGTAAGAAATACAGGAGTCGCCTTAAAGAAGTATCATCAACGCATGGCTTCGCTTCTTAAAATATTTAGAAAAGATTGGTGGGTTGTATGCAACAGCAAACTTGCAAAAGCAGAAGTAAGCCAAATTTTACCTCCTGATACAAGAGTGTTTTTTATAGGGAATGGCATCGACACTCACAGCTTTTATAAACTGCCTGCAAAACAAGAAGCAACATCTTTTAAAATTGGTTATGCGGGGCGTATAACTAAACAAAAAAATTTAGAAACCCTTATTCATGCTGTAGCTAAACTGTCCGATTCAGTGCCAGATGTAAATCTCTTGCTACAGGGAACATCTCCCAATGAAGAGTATTTGACTCAGTTACACACCTTGGTGAAAGACTTACATATGCAGAAAAACATCTTCTTCTTTGAACAAAATGAAATCCCACTACTTCAATATTATAATAACTTAGATCTATTTGTACTTCCTTCTTTTTTTGAAGGTACTCCCAATGCTCTACTGGAAGCCATGAGTTGTGGCTGTGTTTGTGTATGTTCCAAAGAAGCAAATACGGATTCCTTTTTGGAAGGCACCTACACATTTGAAGCCTCTTCTATAAAAGGTTTGGTCAATAGACTTTGTACTTTCGCAGACATGTCGTCCGCCCAAAAACAACTCATTAGCGAAAGGAATCAGAATTTTGTCAGATCAAATTATAGTATGGATAACATGGTCAATCAATTGACTTCATTGTATGAACAAAAAATGTCTGGCGCTTAATCTATGAAAGACCCTCAAAGAGTCAAAGTGCTGTTTATCATTCCAAATTTGGATAGGGGAGGATCAGAAAAGGTCTTTTACCATATTTTGAAATATATTGATAAACAGAAATTTGATATCACTGCCGCTGTAGTTACCCGTCCAGGGATCTATTATGACCTTCTACCGGAAAATATCCACAAAGAATTACTGGGTGCAAAAAAAGTAAAATACTCCTTCTTGCCCATCATCCGCCTCATAAGAACTTACCAACCCGATATTATTTTTACCTTCAACGTAAATCACCTAAACCTCATCATTATTCCTCTGCTTAAACTTCTTTTCTATAGAGGAAAACTTATCACACGTGAATCAAATATAATGAGTGTAGTAAATGCCAAAAAAGGCAAACTGAAACCATTTGTTGACTTTGCTTACAGGCTTCTTTATAAGAGAGTGGATACTGTGATTTGTCAGTCAAAATACATGAAGCAAGATCTTCTGGAGAAGTATAACATACGTCATTCACAAATTACCCTCATCAATAATCCTTTCATTTTTGAAGACATCATTAATTCCTCAAATGCCGATAAACTGCGCTTATCTCCTAGCACTTATAATTTGTTGGCAGTAGGGCGCCTCACCTATCAAAAAGGCTTCGATCTACTCATAAAGGCTTTGACTTACGTAAAAGTTGATTTTCATTTAACAATTATTGGCGGCGAGACGTTCGAACATCCTGAATATAAAGAGCATCTCTATGCTTTGGTTGATCAGTTAAGATTGTCAGATAAAGTTACTTTTCAGGGCTTTGAAAAAAACCCCTATCCTTTTATGAAGCAGGCTAATGTACTAGTACTGCCATCAAGACATGAAGGATTCCCTAATGTAGCACTGGAAGCCATGGCTTTAGGTAAATCAGTAATTGCATTTGCCTCTCCCGGAGGACAAAATGACCTTATTGTCAATGGTAAAAATGGATGGCTTGTTGAATTCGGCAACTTAGAAGAGTTAGCACAGGTGATTAGCAGGCAGGCACATACCACACTTGACGAACAGACAATTATTAATATAGTGAAAAATGATTATGATATTTCTTCTGTTATTCGGAAGTATGAAAAGCTGCTAAGCTCCATAGTTAATCCTAAATAATACTACCCTTTGAAAAAGAGAGTTTTGTTTGTTGCCCCCTTTCCTCCTCCAGTTCATGGGGCTGCACTTAGAAATCAATCAGTGGCAGATAGTAGGATCATCAATGAGGCTTTTGAGATGCGAATTTTTCACGCCAACCAGGCCAGTGATGTTCATGATATTGGGAAATTCTCATGGAAAAAAGTCATTAGGACATTTACAGATGTTTTTAAATTAATTAATGATCTCATAAGCTTTAAACCCCATCTAGTTTATTTTAACATTTCTTTGTTCGGTTTTGCGCTTTATCGTGATGCTATTTATGCTTTTATCTTCAAGGTATTTAGGAAAAAACTACTCTACCATTTACGCACGCAGGGCGTAAGGGAACAAACAGAAAAAAACAGTTTTAAAAAAAGCCTGTTTTCTTACCTTTTTCATAATGTAGAGGTGATCTGTTTATCCCAGGCGTTATTCCAAGATATAGCGCCAGTGTATAAAGCCGTTCCCTATATCATTAACAATGGGATTGCTATTGAAAAGATTAGCATCAAAGCACCTGTTATAAATGCCTCCCCACAAATTCTCTTTCTCTCCAATTTTAGCATCAAAAAAGGAATCAATGAACTGTTTTTGGCATTACAACTACTAAAGCATGAGAAACTTAATTTTCATGCTATCATAGTAGGTAAACCATTTGATTATACAGAGGAAGAGCTAAGAGCTAAAGCAAAGCTGTTAGAGATAGATGCAATGGTTGACATAAAAGGCCCTTTGTATGGAGAAAAGAAGTTAGAGATTTTCTCTTCTTCTGATATTTTTGTATTACCTACATACTTTGAGGCATTTCCTGGTGTTGTACTGGAAGCAATGCAGTTTGGCTTACCTGTAGTGAGTACAAAAGAGGGTGCAATTCCTGAGATTGTTGATGATAAAATTACGGGTATTTTAACTGAGACACAAAATGTGAAGAACTTAGCAGAGGCTCTGGCCACTTTGATCAAGGATGAAAAGCTTCGTGCAGCAATGGGAGAGAAAGGCAAAAAGAAGTTTTTTGAAAATTATACATTAGAGGCATTTGAAAAAAACATGGTTCAGGTATTTTCTAAAGTTTTAGATGATGAATAGTGTTGTACAGCCTACCCAAATAAGCAGCAGATACGCCCACCCTTATTTTGAAGCGTTTATCATAGCTTTAGTCATCGCCTGGTCACCCATAGCTCCTCTGGCATATGTTATGCCTTATATCTGTTTGGGATGGTTTATCATCAGAGCTAACTCTGGCAAAACCCTGCTGTCCTTATTTACTTTTTTGTTAGGATTTGCTGTGATTACAGTAGGTTATCAAATCTTTTACTTTAACATTCAGGAAATCAATTTTTTACCTGGGGGAGCAATCCTTACTCTCATTACCTATAGCTCCTTCTTATTCTTGTTACTGGTTCCAAGCAACATATATTCCGAGAAATTTGATTACCTACATTATGCAAAAATCATCAAGTACCTGATTCTCATAGAGGGCAGCCTGGGGATATTCCAGTTATTTGTAACCATGTTGATGAAATCCTTTAGTTTTGATGGTTCAATGGGTGATAAAGTACAAGGTACAATTAGTCCTTTCTCCTTTATGGTAGGCACATCTGATTTTGGGAACATTTCCTTTGCTACCAATATGGTATTTTTACTTCTTTTCTTTACCCCTTACGTACTTACTTACAAAAAAGGTAAATTTACCTTAAGCCTAGGTTTATTTTCCTTGATTTGTGCATCAGTGATTCACCTACTATTTGCCCTAATCATAAGTGTATTTGTTATTGGATTCCTCTATAGACGTTTCACTAAATTAAGTTATCGCGCGCTGTATGTATTGGTATTCATTGGCATTGGGTTCGGTGTGTTTGCTAAACTTCAGCCATCCAACTTCACTTTGATTAAAAACTATGCTATTATTTATGCCAAAGCTAAATCTCCTAAGGTAACTTCTACCATTGACGCAGTAACTATTTTACCACAGGAATATCCAACTATGATGTTGTTAGGCTTTGGACCAGGGCAATATTCCAGTAGAGCAGGCCTAATTGCATCAGGAAAATATCTGGGTGGTATGGATAACAATAATGAATACTTTTTCCTGCCGAATGATATGAGCTCCCCATTTGAGAAAGTCCTGTTTCCTCATTGGCTCGAATCCACTAATAAGGGACTATACGGAGGTTCAGCTATGAGCAAACCCTTTTATTCCATACTGTCTGTCTTTACAGAATTTGGCTTGATAACTCTTATTATAGTTATAGGATTGATAGGCTATTTGGTATTAAAGCTACGTGGAATATTCTTGCGGATTACTTCAGGTACTTTAGAAAAGGCGAATAAATTTTTGGCCTTTTCTGTGGCTTCTGCCATACTCTTCCTTTTCTTTATCTGCTTTATTGAAAACTATCTAGAGATTAGCCAAGCAATATTCCCTGGTTTACTAATGATCAAATACTTCTACACTTATATCCAACGCCAATTAGAAATTGCCCCTAACGTATGATAAATTTTCCGGCATCTACATTTTTATTACCGTCGAAAAGATGGTAAAAGTAGATGCCTGCTTTGTATTCGTAGTTAGATAATATAACTTCATTTTCTGCATCCAACCTGATACGCTGTAAATTTTGTCCTAGAGTATTGTAGATGTGTAAGTTCAGGATTTGTTGACTTGGTTCATATATACTACTTATCCGAATAGTAGTACAGTCATCTACAGGGTCAGGATATATTTTTACAATCTTCTTATCAGAAGCAAAGAAAGGATTGTTAATAGGTGAAATCTTAATAATCTTATCATCGCCAAATACAGGAAACCCATCGTCTGCTTTTGTATCTTGCTGATTTGAGGTAGTAAGGTAAATATCTCCTGTCGGCGATACACACACATCCCTAAGCCTTCCAAATTCATTATTAAAATAAACAGACTCAGAGATTACAGATAATCCATCTTCAGAAAGCTTCAGCACTCGTAGATCATCCTCTTTGAGTGTAGCAAGTAATAGAGTATTTCTCCATTCCGGAATAGCCTCATGGTTGTAGTAGGTGAGCCCACAGGGGGCAATACTGAGAGACCATGCCATAAGTGCTTCCTTAACATTGTTTTCTTTACAATACTTTTGTTCTTCGGGTGTATCACAATAGCCCTGGACCTCTATCCAGCCATAATTTTTCCCTTTTTGAATGATGTTGAGCTCATCATCATTTTTGTCCGCATGTTCTGAGCTGTATACAATTCCATTTTCTGCCCAAACTAAACCTTGTGCATTTCTATGTCCCCAAGACCATACAT harbors:
- a CDS encoding glycosyltransferase gives rise to the protein MASSIIILIAVAGKSHALDKVLNSLTQCKKPDNYRGTIVIENGIKYNAESIVRKYESVLTAEYLYFPRGNKSAALNYALNNIDDPTTLIFFTDDDGYIEKNTLLGYESASREISSRHFFGGSMKVEYEKTPPAWLKDSLPPSAKGWEPNGNDDYLSTPRFLGINWAAFAGDVKRLGGFNENLGPGTKPKRTGQEWDMQNKMLKAGFNAVYVENAVAWHYVPKEKCSLGWLIKRRFQNGFGAGISFVESKGRKEFPLEIVKPFIKSCILLPVNLFSLSRARMVVSLSHFSLGLGGIKGYFTAYFSNKF
- a CDS encoding glycosyltransferase family 2 protein encodes the protein MIMEGQHISNSKVSIIIPVYNRVDLIEECIQSIKKQTYANFEVIVVDDGSTDGSYEYIQKVSQQDNRIKALRRDRLPKGAPTCRNMGISKAEGEYIIFLDSDDLLAPFCLEQRLSYFQQHSEYDFLVFSMLLFKEKAGDMNLLWNIDRKEDDLLRFLRSDSVWSITGPIHKKKSIEAIGGFDESLPFWQDLDLHVRMLIRGANYKKMMHLPPDCFNRRHNFDSISHKGSSQLNKLKTKEKIFKKIVNELRTHKVMKKEYDHQVVAMFFGFSYEWIKSHRHICNALELWNDVFKEKLVGSRNFTLGYICLVLKDIALSTNSKFLHLLHQAIKLMLPRLYWKKETFLSKVRYKAEIKTNP
- a CDS encoding glycosyltransferase family 2 protein, which codes for MKDSSKVSVIIPNYNHAQYLPQRIESVLQQTYQNIEVIILDDFSTDNSKDIINEYAKKDTRIRTHFNEVNSGTTFKQWNRGIQMAKGSYIWIAESDDFADVKFVETVIQPLERDSRIGLSYCMSYIVNKKGEVVGDMLPREFIKLDYTRWQQNYINNGQHECENYMIHKNVIPNASALLFRKDKFLMAGGAPEYLRLSGDWLTYIKMLKYSDIAFNSSCLNYYRVHDKTVRASRSNKHLNVVWEKCNVLSYLADNFNIRSEDLRYEAFSLFKGFFSHKENLRASYQEKEKFKFLMHFIRTYTNPSLLVKDIMLFGVSKITRKF
- the asnB gene encoding asparagine synthase (glutamine-hydrolyzing) — protein: MCGIAGFYDVSKQTNSTTLQQITECLHHRGPDDTGYFFDHKNDHHIGLGHKRLSIIDISHSGHQPMHFKQLTIVFNGEVYNYLSIKEELVKEGYTFHSGSDTEVVLKAFHRWGEDAIAKFNGMFAIGLYDADTGELLLIRDRMGVKPLYYFYDGTNIVFSSELKSIIKYPGFNKELDLNSLYTFLYHGYITSPRSIFKNVYKVKPGAYIKFKRGKLQHFNYWDLKRKFTECSKASITDEGYALERLNELIIASIKYRMISDVPLGSFLSGGYDSSLVTAVMQHVSDQPVKTFTIGFHEKEYNEAGHAKKVAEYLKTDHHEEFLSINEAKQLIFELPKHFDEPFADKSALPTLMVSRFARQSVTVALSGDGGDELFCGYERYERITKYEKARRLGLISDRLFSNEIIKKKLSQAGNVFNKLPYLAKLNSIINIDYLLSKYYIDGLILHKNFSIEDQYLQVSEEITNNLQEGSMLLDMLTYLPDDIMAKVDRASMAASLESREPLLDYQLVEFSFSLSHELKYKDKEKKYLLKKLTHKYIPHKLLDRPKMGFGIPIYDWLRGEMSYLLDKYLAPDRLKEQGIFDDMQIQDVVNKFKMEQRGGKYSKLTWHLLMFQIWYEYYCE
- a CDS encoding pectate lyase family protein — translated: MLTFTRALVLLYLTFTYSLAQIPSFPGAEGFGSTTIGGRGGKVIKVTNLNDNGPGSLRAALKEKGPRIIIFTTGGIIDLENKLIVQEPFVTIAGQTAPGSGICIRGEGIEIDTHDVIIRYLRVRPGDIDFGPTNVWNHVDAISIGGPSQNTYNVVIDHCSFSWSVDENMDFWYNTHDVTVQNSIISEALNRSKHPKGEHGMGILVGGGATKISMHHNLIAHNPQRSPRLNSDKLEFDFINNIIYNPGGSSTDIGDTYHKLNYQHINYIGNYIIMGKNTQRASEIIARRFKDQIPPLSIYIENNIGFRNYPDNWTMLKDLYGQPIEESVRATEPFPFPPVEILSPQTAYEIVLSHAGVTRPFRDPVDRKIINDVRNNLGETVNVKDHVLQWPPLDVGYPPLDSDDDGMPDAWEESYQLNPNSKDDAQDYDNDGYTNIEEYLNNTNPLVKQSGITPLSFFNISPLHDDSLPFIPFELEQNYPNPFQKDTKINFSISEASFVSLSVVNSQGMKIATLLDRFLYEGNYEVVWDGMGFDPNIYFLILTSDGRSRLIKSILINN
- a CDS encoding glycosyltransferase family 4 protein: MPIHVLIISPALAKGGMERQLSIFLKNYDRNRIKVTLALLENNIKYDLPDDIEVIQLNRRFSGDPLFYIHLIRHLLKRDYDLINSKISGVNELIFLFCGLLGKEHVIAEVRNTGVALKKYHQRMASLLKIFRKDWWVVCNSKLAKAEVSQILPPDTRVFFIGNGIDTHSFYKLPAKQEATSFKIGYAGRITKQKNLETLIHAVAKLSDSVPDVNLLLQGTSPNEEYLTQLHTLVKDLHMQKNIFFFEQNEIPLLQYYNNLDLFVLPSFFEGTPNALLEAMSCGCVCVCSKEANTDSFLEGTYTFEASSIKGLVNRLCTFADMSSAQKQLISERNQNFVRSNYSMDNMVNQLTSLYEQKMSGA
- a CDS encoding glycosyltransferase, with the protein product MKDPQRVKVLFIIPNLDRGGSEKVFYHILKYIDKQKFDITAAVVTRPGIYYDLLPENIHKELLGAKKVKYSFLPIIRLIRTYQPDIIFTFNVNHLNLIIIPLLKLLFYRGKLITRESNIMSVVNAKKGKLKPFVDFAYRLLYKRVDTVICQSKYMKQDLLEKYNIRHSQITLINNPFIFEDIINSSNADKLRLSPSTYNLLAVGRLTYQKGFDLLIKALTYVKVDFHLTIIGGETFEHPEYKEHLYALVDQLRLSDKVTFQGFEKNPYPFMKQANVLVLPSRHEGFPNVALEAMALGKSVIAFASPGGQNDLIVNGKNGWLVEFGNLEELAQVISRQAHTTLDEQTIINIVKNDYDISSVIRKYEKLLSSIVNPK
- a CDS encoding glycosyltransferase family 4 protein: MKKRVLFVAPFPPPVHGAALRNQSVADSRIINEAFEMRIFHANQASDVHDIGKFSWKKVIRTFTDVFKLINDLISFKPHLVYFNISLFGFALYRDAIYAFIFKVFRKKLLYHLRTQGVREQTEKNSFKKSLFSYLFHNVEVICLSQALFQDIAPVYKAVPYIINNGIAIEKISIKAPVINASPQILFLSNFSIKKGINELFLALQLLKHEKLNFHAIIVGKPFDYTEEELRAKAKLLEIDAMVDIKGPLYGEKKLEIFSSSDIFVLPTYFEAFPGVVLEAMQFGLPVVSTKEGAIPEIVDDKITGILTETQNVKNLAEALATLIKDEKLRAAMGEKGKKKFFENYTLEAFEKNMVQVFSKVLDDE